A section of the Gemmatimonadota bacterium genome encodes:
- a CDS encoding sigma-70 family RNA polymerase sigma factor: protein MDTRHYVTTLLLDAQAGDQASVHRLVDAVYDELRRIAHRQLAQERPDHSMSTTDLVHEAYLRLVDQTRVQWKDRAHFLGVAATVMRRILLDYARRRQAAKRGGGQLELGVTDALHLAEERADSLIALDSAIARLSLLDERLAQVVECRFFGGLTEEETAAVVGVTSRTVRRDWVKARGWLYRELSGDAAP from the coding sequence ATGGACACCCGGCACTACGTCACGACCCTGCTGCTGGACGCCCAGGCGGGCGACCAGGCTTCCGTGCACCGGCTGGTCGACGCCGTGTATGACGAGCTGCGGCGCATCGCTCACCGCCAGCTCGCCCAGGAGCGGCCGGACCACAGCATGAGCACGACCGATCTGGTCCACGAGGCCTACCTGCGGCTGGTCGACCAGACGCGCGTCCAGTGGAAGGACCGGGCTCACTTCCTGGGTGTCGCAGCCACGGTCATGCGCCGCATCCTCCTGGACTACGCACGCCGGCGGCAGGCGGCCAAGCGCGGTGGCGGCCAGCTCGAGTTGGGGGTAACAGACGCCCTGCACCTGGCCGAGGAGCGGGCCGACAGCCTCATTGCCCTGGATTCCGCAATAGCGCGCCTCTCACTTCTCGATGAGCGCCTCGCCCAGGTCGTCGAATGCCGCTTCTTCGGCGGGCTGACCGAGGAGGAGACGGCGGCCGTGGTGGGGGTTACTTCCCGGACCGTCCGCCGGGATTGGGTCAAGGCCAGGGGCTGG